In the Clostridium cellulovorans 743B genome, AATCATTGTCCTCTATATCCAGAGTTATTTTTTCTTAAACAATCTTTTAAAATCTTTTTAAATTTTATATTTTAATCTTTAGTAGTTATTTTTCGTAAATTTAATTACTTAATTTCGGAAATAATTACCTTCAACAAGAGCTAAAAAACTTTCTAAAAAATACTTACTTAAATTATTGTAATAATTGTATACGAGTTACCCAGTAATTTCAATTATTTTCTTAATTTTTCATAAAAGTTCCTGTTGTTAATATCCTAATCTACTTACGCTGTTTAATTATATTTGTAATAATATCACTTCGATAACTGTATTTATTTTCATCCAATTATATGGACTCTTTATGTAGATTTAATTATCAACTTGTACACTTACATAAAATTATAGTTTGATTGTCAAACATTTCTATTAAAGTTTGTGTTTTTTTTAACCGATATTAAAACCGTGGTCAATATATAATTCCTTTTAAACTGCTCATATCTGTTTCATTATTGAAACTACATCAAAATTCTATCTTATTATTTAGATATCAACACTATATGTAGAATCTTTATTGAGACACATATATTATCGTAATTGACACAGTATTATATCTTAGTATTTGGAGGTTTATTCAACATGGGAAAAATGAATTTTAATAACGTGAAGTTAAGTGTGAAAATGTTTGTATCGATATTAATTCCTATTTTGTCATTAATCTTAGTTACAATCTTTTCTGTAAAGTACATTAATAAAGTGCATCATGATCTTGTACAACAAGTATATGAAGAGGCACATCAAAGCGAATATTGGCTTTTTAATGCTGATAGGGATTTTTATCAAGCTTTAGTTGCTCAAATGGAAATGGAAGATACAAAAGATTCCGAAAGCTTGAAAAATGCAAAAGAAGATTATATAGATAACAAGAACCAAACTCTTGAAAGAGTAGACAAAGCCAAAGAAATATTACTTACAAATAGTTCTCGCTTTGCAGATATGACAAAAAAAGATTCTAATGCAACAATGACTCAATTATTTGATAACTTTTATGAAGATTTTGAGGCTTGGTCAAAACTTTTTGACGAAGACAAAAACGAATTCATAGATAAAGAAAAATACTTAGAAAAGTTTTCTTCTGCTAGAGAAAATATCAATGGAATTGAAGAAATATTAGATGAATATAACCTGATTGTAATAGATGAAAGCGAAAATAGAGTTAATTCTATTACAACAATAATAATATTAATTTCCTTAAGCACAATTCTTTTCTCTACATTTGCAGGACTATATCTAATCTTTAATGTAAAAAAACGTACAGATATTGCAATCGGACTTATGAGAAAAACAGCAGATTTTGATTTGCAGTATGACAGTAGCTATGAAAAGTATACTAAAGAAAAAGATGAATTTGCTGAAATCATTAATAGTGAATCTATTGTAAGGAAAGAATTAAGGACTATAATCGAAAAAGTCGTTGATGAAACATCAACGCTAAAAACTGTTATAAATTCAACAAATAGTAATATGGCTTCTCTTGGTGAAGAAATTGAAGACATTTCAGCAACAACTGAGGAATTATCAGCTGGTATGGAAGAAACAGCAGCATCTACAGAAGAAATTAGCGCTACAACTAGCGAAATAAAAAATGCCCTTGAAGATATTTCTGATAAAGCACTTTTAGGAGCAAAATCTGTTGAAGAAATAAGCCAAAGAGCTTCTGAGTTAAAAAATAACTTTACACTTTCATATCAAAATTCTAATAAGGTATATGTTAATGTAAAAGAAAAACTAGAACAAGCTTTAGCACAATCTAAAACTGTAGAACAGATTAATGCATTAGCAGATTCCATTCTGCAAATAACTTCACAGACAAATCTTCTTGCACTTAATGCAGCTATAGAGGCCGCAAGAGCTGGTGAAGCTGGGAAAGGCTTTGCTGTAGTTGCTGATGAAATTAGAAAACTTGCTGAAACATCAAAAGATACTGCTACACAAATCCAAGAAATCACCAAGGTTGTTACAGATTCAGTTGAAAATCTAAGTGAAAATTCAAATAAACTTCTTAATTTTGTACAAAATGATGTTACAACAGATTATCAAACAATGTTATCAGCTACTGAACAATATCAACTTGATGCAAACCTAGTAAATGAAATAGTAAGTGATTTTAGTGCAACTTCTGAAGAATTATTATCTTCAATTGAAAATATGGTAGAAACAATGCATGGTATAGCCGAGGCCACAAATGAGGGGGCAACAGGTACTACTAGTATCGCCGAAAAAGTTTCTTCTATAGTAAACAGTGCAAATGATGTAAAAGAAAACATTGACGCTACTAAAGAAGGTTCAAATCTTCTTAATGAAATGGTTTCTAAATTCCAAGTTTAACTATAAAGTTATATAAGCCTTTAGGCTATAATTTAAAAGTTATTTTTTCACACTATAAAGGCACCCAATCTTCGGGTGTCTTTATACATTTAATTAACATTATAGTTTTCAGCCTACTTCTGATAATCCTCAATGTTCTTGAAAATAAA is a window encoding:
- a CDS encoding methyl-accepting chemotaxis protein; translated protein: MGKMNFNNVKLSVKMFVSILIPILSLILVTIFSVKYINKVHHDLVQQVYEEAHQSEYWLFNADRDFYQALVAQMEMEDTKDSESLKNAKEDYIDNKNQTLERVDKAKEILLTNSSRFADMTKKDSNATMTQLFDNFYEDFEAWSKLFDEDKNEFIDKEKYLEKFSSARENINGIEEILDEYNLIVIDESENRVNSITTIIILISLSTILFSTFAGLYLIFNVKKRTDIAIGLMRKTADFDLQYDSSYEKYTKEKDEFAEIINSESIVRKELRTIIEKVVDETSTLKTVINSTNSNMASLGEEIEDISATTEELSAGMEETAASTEEISATTSEIKNALEDISDKALLGAKSVEEISQRASELKNNFTLSYQNSNKVYVNVKEKLEQALAQSKTVEQINALADSILQITSQTNLLALNAAIEAARAGEAGKGFAVVADEIRKLAETSKDTATQIQEITKVVTDSVENLSENSNKLLNFVQNDVTTDYQTMLSATEQYQLDANLVNEIVSDFSATSEELLSSIENMVETMHGIAEATNEGATGTTSIAEKVSSIVNSANDVKENIDATKEGSNLLNEMVSKFQV